A genomic region of Sciurus carolinensis chromosome 7, mSciCar1.2, whole genome shotgun sequence contains the following coding sequences:
- the LOC124988985 gene encoding proteasome subunit alpha type-7-like: MSYHRAITIFSSDSHLFQVEYTQEAVKKGSTAVGVQGRDIVVLGVEKKSVAKVQDERTVCKISALDDNICMAFAGLTADARIVINRTQVECQSHLLTVEDPVTVEYITCYIASLKHRYTQSNGCRPFGISALIVGFDFDGTPRLYQTDPLGTYHAWKANAIGRVAKSVREFLEKNYTEEAIETDDLTIKLVIKALLEVVQSGGKNIELAVMRRDQPLKILNPEESEKYGAEIEKEKEENEKKKQYKAS; encoded by the coding sequence ATGAGCTACCATCGTGCCATCACCATCTTCTCGTCGGACAGCCACCTCTTCCAAGTGGAGTACACACAGGAGGCCGTCAAGAAGGGCTCCACTGCAGTTGGTGTTCAAGGAAGGGACATTGTTGTTCTTGGGGTGGAAAAGAAATCAGTGGCCAAAGTACAAGATGAAAGAACAGTGTGCAAGATCTCTGCTTTGGATGACAATATCTGCATGGCCTTTGCAGGCCTCACTGCAGATGCAAGGATAGTTATCAATAGGACCCAGGTAGAGTGCCAGAGCCACCTGCTAACTGTGGAGGACCCTGTCACCGTGGAGTATATCACCTGCTACATCGCCAGTCTGAAGCATCGTTATACACAGAGCAATGGGTGCAGGCCGTTTGGCATCTCTGCCCTCATTGTGGGTTTTGACTTTGATGGCACTCCCAGACTCTATCAGACCGACCCCTTGGGCACATACCATGCCTGGAAGGCCAACGCCATAGGCCGGGTTGCCAAGTCAGTGCGTGAGTTCCTAGAGAAGAACTATACTGAAGAAGCCATTGAGACAGATGACCTGACCATCAAGCTGGTGATCAAGGCCCTCCTGGAAGTGGTCCAGTCAGGTGGCAAAAACATTGAACTTGCTGTCATGAGGCGAGATCAGCCCCTCAAGATTCTAAATCCTGAAGAAAGTGAGAAATATGGTgctgaaattgaaaaagaaaaagaagaaaatgaaaagaagaaacaatataaaGCATCATGA